In the Paroedura picta isolate Pp20150507F chromosome 15, Ppicta_v3.0, whole genome shotgun sequence genome, one interval contains:
- the LOC143824284 gene encoding uncharacterized protein LOC143824284: protein MEGRRDKGPHGDFHRGENTGRLPILTSEPGGVRTETQMPGTGPLESPAAVDVDSDSGASTNIDFIPGTQEEEQRGVPGPPAQRRRIQIQDEVLSDEEEPPLGPASPPPRGALPAEERLMRERGRLRRVSLLTNVGERLLEHCQEETRRAAAADQAMLTLIAQEGKELRAILRESNQILRESLEEVRLIRRLMERAVVVMEMANPPQITVHVPPHPHQHHHLQHPPHRPRLRMPPPKQEGGLFSGRE from the exons atggagggacgccgaGATAAGGGACCTCATGGCGATTTTCACAGAGGAGAAAATACAGGACGCCTTCCGATCCTCACAtcggaaccgggaggtgttcgaacag agacacagatgccagggacggggcccctcgagtctccagcagcggtggacgtggatagcgattcgggggcatcaacaaacattg atttcatacccggaacacaggaggaggaacagcgtggggtgcctggacctcctgcccagcgcaggcggatacagattcaagatg aggttctttcagatgaggaggaaccacccctgggtccagccagcccaccacctagaggtgcgctcccagcagaggagaggcttatgagggaacgcggcaggctgaggcgcgtctccctcttgaccaacgtgggggagaggctccttgaacactgccaggaggagacacggcgtgctgcagccgccgaccaagccatgctcaccctcattgcccaggaggggaaagaattgagggcaatccttagggagtcgaaccaaatcctacgcgaaagcctggaggaggtgcgactgataaggagactgatggagagggcggtcgtggtaatggaaatggccaaccctccacaaatcaccgtccacgtccccccccacccacaccaacaccaccacctccagcacccaccccaccgaccccgtctcagaatgccgccacccaaacaagaaggaggactattctcgggaagagaataa